In Felis catus isolate Fca126 chromosome C2, F.catus_Fca126_mat1.0, whole genome shotgun sequence, a single window of DNA contains:
- the ZNF662 gene encoding zinc finger protein 662 isoform X3, with amino-acid sequence MLENYGVVASLAFPFPKPALISQLERGEAPWCKAPQGAVDGECPRGVSTGYPFLKPAAISHLEQVEEPLNLKLQGEGPSLICTEGVLKSEKEDFILKEEGFEEAKDHMVLSSGPRWCGSQEFWFGKTCEEGKSRLGRWRNYSNGKSVENTASDVIEVIVKDEMISGEDGSENTDVNTHLVIHEKILSEQVFCICEECGKCFDQTEDFDQHQRVHNGEKIYGCKECGKTFSFRSHCLAHQRIHTGVKPYVCQECAKAFVWKSNLIRHQRIHTGEKPFECKECGKGFSQNTSLIQHQRIHTGEKPYTCKECGKSFTRNPALLRHQRIHTGEKPYECKDCGKGFMWNSDLAQHQRVHTGEKPHECTDCGKSFICKAHLIRHQRIHTGERPYKCNDCGKAFSQNSVLIKHQRRHAREKPCNYHTSHLLEH; translated from the exons CATTTCCATTTCCCAAACCGGCTCTGATTTCCCAGCTGGAGCGAGGGGAAGCGCCCTGGTGCAAGGCTCCTCAGGGAGCTGTGGATGGAGAGTGCCCAAGGGGCGTCTCCACAG GATATCCATTTCTGAAGCCTGCTGCGATCTCCCATCTTGAACAGGTGGAAGAGCCGTTGAACCTGAAACTGCAAGGAGAGGGTCCAAGCCTAATCTGTACTG agGGTGTGTTGAAGAGTGAGAAAGAAGATTTTATTCTGAAGGAGGAAGGTTTTGAGGAGGCAAAAGACCACATGGTGCTGTCAAGTGGACCCCGGTGGTGTGGTTCCCAGGAATTCTGGTTTGGGAAAACCTGTGAGGAGGGAAAAAGCAGGTTAGGGAGGTGGCGCAACTACTCCAATGGGAAAAGTGTGGAGAACACTGCAAGTGATGTTATAGAAGTGATTGTCAAAGATGAGATGATCTCAGGAGAAGATGGTTCAGAGAATACTGATGTTAATACTCACCTTGTTATACATGAGAAGATTCTCAGTGAGCAGGTATTCTGTATATGTGAAGAATGTGGCAAGTGTTTTGATCAAACTGAAGACTTTGACCAACATCAGAGAGTTCATAATGGAGAGAAGATCTATGgttgtaaggaatgtgggaagactTTCAGTTTTAGATCACATTGCCTTgcacatcagagaattcacactgggGTGAAACCCTATGTGTGTCAAGAATGTGCTAAAGCCTTTGTTTGGAAGTCAAACCTGATTCGGCACCAGAGAATACATACTGGAGAGAAGCCCtttgaatgtaaggaatgtgggaagggcTTTAGTCAGAACACAAGCCTTATACAACATCAGCGAATCCATACTGGAGAAAAACCATATacatgtaaggaatgtgggaaaagCTTTACTCGGAACCCAGCCCTGCTTCGACATCAGAGAATCCACACTGGGGAGAAGCCGTATGAATGTAAGGACTGTGGAAAAGGTTTCATGTGGAACTCAGATCTTGCTCAGCACCAGAGGGTCCACACGGGAGAGAAGCCCCATGAATGTACTGACTGTGGGAAAAGCTTCATTTGCAAGGCACACCTTATCCGACATCAGAGAATCCATACTGGGGAAAGGCCCTATAAATGTAATGATTGTGGGAAGGCCTTCAGTCAGAATTCTGTTTTGATTAAGCACCAGAGGCGCCATGCTAGAGAGAAACCCTGTAATTATCACACCTCTCACCTTCTTGAACATTAG